The Streptomyces europaeiscabiei genome window below encodes:
- a CDS encoding ABC transporter ATP-binding protein, which translates to MSAVSAADLAPTSYAWEIRATGLKVRVGRKRMAVDGLDLSLGTGVHGLLGPNGAGKTTLIRALATVLRPTEGTLELLGESAGGLGEHRALRRRIGYLPQEFGYYKRFTVREFVEYMAWLKEVPKADIPAAVQRAVERVGLADRADDRMKSLSGGMVRRVGIAQAIVNDPAVLLLDEPTVGLDPAQRLRFRELLQELGTDTCVVVSTHLVEDVAVACTDVVLFAEGRLVFQGTPDELAAAGGPEHVGDSPLERGYSALLADPRQERGTW; encoded by the coding sequence ATGTCCGCGGTGAGCGCGGCCGACCTCGCACCGACGTCCTACGCCTGGGAGATCCGGGCCACGGGGCTGAAGGTGAGGGTCGGCCGGAAACGAATGGCCGTCGACGGGCTCGACCTGTCGCTGGGCACCGGCGTGCACGGCCTGCTCGGACCCAACGGGGCAGGCAAGACCACCCTCATCCGGGCGCTGGCCACCGTGCTGCGCCCCACCGAGGGCACCCTGGAACTGCTAGGCGAGTCCGCGGGAGGCCTGGGCGAACACCGGGCGCTGCGCCGCCGGATCGGCTATCTGCCGCAGGAGTTCGGCTACTACAAGCGCTTCACGGTACGCGAGTTCGTCGAGTACATGGCGTGGCTGAAGGAGGTACCGAAAGCGGACATCCCGGCGGCGGTGCAGCGCGCGGTCGAGCGGGTCGGCCTCGCGGACCGCGCCGACGACCGGATGAAATCCCTGTCGGGCGGCATGGTGCGGCGCGTCGGGATCGCCCAGGCCATCGTCAACGATCCGGCGGTCCTGCTCCTCGACGAGCCGACCGTCGGCCTGGACCCGGCCCAACGGCTGCGCTTCCGCGAGCTGTTGCAGGAACTGGGCACGGACACCTGTGTGGTCGTCTCCACCCATCTGGTGGAGGACGTCGCCGTCGCCTGCACCGATGTGGTGCTCTTCGCCGAGGGCCGGCTGGTCTTCCAGGGCACCCCGGACGAACTGGCCGCCGCGGGCGGACCCGAGCACGTCGGCGACAGCCCGCTGGAGCGTGGCTACTCGGCGCTGCTGGCCGACCCCCGGCAGGAAAGGGGAACCTGGTGA